The Microcebus murinus isolate Inina chromosome 1, M.murinus_Inina_mat1.0, whole genome shotgun sequence genome includes a region encoding these proteins:
- the NCBP2AS2 gene encoding protein NCBP2AS2: MVVRRLLAALLHSPQLVERLSESWPIRRAAQLTAFALLQAQLRGQDAARRLRGLAAGPAESLSRRAERFKDTFTQELRRGLRDRPGSPPGSQRGPGANT; this comes from the coding sequence ATGGTTGTTCGGCGGCTGCTGGCAGCCCTGCTGCACAGCCCGCAGCTGGTGGAGCGTCTGTCCGAGTCGTGGCCCATCCGACGTGCAGCGCAACTCACCGCCTTCGCACTGCTGCAGGCCCAGCTACGCGGCCAGGACGCGGCCCGCCGCCTGCGGGGCCTCGCGGCCGGGCCCGCGGAATCCCTGAGCCGCCGGGCTGAGAGATTCAAAGACACCTTCACCCAGGAGCTACGCCGCGGCCTCCGGGACCGGCCGGGGTCCCCACCAGGTAGCCAGAGGGGCCCGGGTGCGAACACTTAA